The following are encoded together in the Bradyrhizobium algeriense genome:
- a CDS encoding ferredoxin--NADP reductase, translating to MSAFYREKVLSVRHWTDTLFSFRATRDSGFRFQNGQFAMIGLEVEGRPLLRAYSMASANHEEELEFFSIKVADGPLTSKLQKIRAGDEILVGRKATGTLITDNLIPGKRLLLLSTGTGLAPFASLIKDPDVYERFETIVLVHGCRQVSELAYGEELVAKLREDELFGPLLSEKLLYYPTVTREPFRNRGRITDLISSEQLFNDIHQAPLNIETDRVMMCGSPGMLDELKQMFESGGFLEGSHNTPGHFVIEKAFVER from the coding sequence ATGAGCGCATTCTATAGAGAGAAGGTTCTTTCTGTTCGCCACTGGACCGATACGCTTTTCAGCTTCCGGGCCACCCGTGATTCCGGTTTCCGCTTCCAGAACGGCCAGTTTGCGATGATCGGCCTCGAGGTCGAGGGCCGGCCGCTTTTGCGTGCCTACAGCATGGCGAGCGCCAATCACGAGGAAGAGCTCGAATTCTTCTCCATCAAGGTCGCGGACGGGCCGCTGACCTCGAAGCTGCAGAAGATCCGCGCGGGCGACGAGATTCTGGTCGGCCGCAAGGCGACCGGCACGCTGATCACCGACAATCTGATTCCGGGCAAGCGTTTGCTGCTGCTGTCGACCGGCACCGGTCTCGCGCCGTTCGCGAGCCTGATCAAGGATCCCGACGTCTATGAGCGCTTCGAGACCATCGTGCTCGTTCACGGCTGCCGCCAGGTTTCCGAACTCGCCTATGGCGAGGAACTCGTCGCCAAGCTGCGCGAGGATGAGCTGTTCGGACCGCTGTTGTCGGAGAAGCTGCTGTATTACCCGACGGTGACCCGCGAGCCGTTCCGCAACCGCGGCCGCATCACCGACCTGATATCGTCGGAGCAGTTGTTCAACGACATCCACCAGGCGCCGCTCAATATCGAGACCGATCGCGTCATGATGTGCGGCAGCCCGGGGATGCTGGACGAGTTGAAGCAAATGTTCGAGTCCGGCGGCTTCCTCGAAGGCAGCCACAACACGCCCGGCCATTTCGTGATCGAGAAGGCGTTCGTCGAGCGTTGA